The following nucleotide sequence is from Chlorogloeopsis sp. ULAP01.
CATTAACAACACGATTTTTTGTATAAAAATTAATGAGTTGCTCCCACAAAAAAATGCCTTATAATTGTATGGAAAATATCTACAACTTTTTGCAAATATCTGAGTATATCGCCACTTCCGGACAACCAACAAAAGAAGAATTTGCATTCATTCAAGAAGCAGGATATCAATTAGTTGTGAATTTAGCACTACCAGAATCCCCTAATGCTTTACCTGATGAAAAAGAAATTGTAGAATCTCAAGGCATGAAATATGTTCATATTCCTGTAGTTTGGGACAAACCTAACTTTGAGAGTGTAAAAGAATTTTTTAGAGTTATGGAAACAAATGCCAATAAAAGAGTATTTGTTCACTGTGCTGCTAACAAAAGAGTTTCGGCTTTTATTTATCTTTATCGTCGTCTACATGAAGGTATAAGTGATGACGAAGCAAAGAAAGATTTACACCAAATTTGGACTCCTAATGAGATTTGGCAAAGATTTATTGAACAAGTAATTGATTATTGTAAATAAGGCAAATAGTAGTTAGTTGTTGGTTGTTCTCCGCTTCTTGTAAATTTAGACATAGGTACTATTGCAATTATGCTAACCTTAGTTATCTTTCGTATATTTTGTTGCTAATTTACTTTTAATTGGCATAAATTGTGCTTTTGCGGTTAAATAAGTTAACTATGTCTTCAGTTCCTACAATCGAAAGTATATACACTGATGGCGCTTGCACTGGTAATCCAGGGCCAGGCGGTTGGGGTATTGTTGTTTACTTCGGTGATGGCTCTGTTCATGAAATAGGCGATGCAGCCAAGCAAACCACCAATAACAGAATGGAAATGCAAGCTGCGATCGCGGCTTTAGAATTTCTCAAAACATCTGGACAAAGCCAACCCATCACTCTTTACACTGATAGCGAGTATCTAATCAACTGCGTTACTAAATGGGTAAAAACCTGGAAAAGAAAAGGCTGGAAAAAGGCAGACGGTAAGCCTGTTCTCAATCAAGATTTGCTAGAAATTCTCGATCAACTCAACACTCGCCAAGTAAAATGGCAACACGTTCGGGGGCATGCAGGTAACGAAGGTAACGAACGCTGCGATGCGATCGCTCGTGCCTTTGCCTGTGGTAAAACTCCCTTACTTAAACAAATTTCCGAATCTATTTCCTTTGACGCACTTTCACGGATACAAAAAAAAGAAGTTGCGGTAGCAAGTTTATCTGATTCTAGTGACGAATCAATGATAATGAACCAAAATACACAAGATATCAGTTCTCTTGCACTCAATACAAACATGATCGAAACTTCTCATAATTCAGCTGCTCCCAATAACGAGGAATTACCACGTGAAATCAGGGTGGTGCAACTCCGTAACTTGGTTGAAACTCTAAGAATTGCCGACGAAATCTCTGAAAAAGGTTACCTAATTACCAGTTCCGAACTAGCAGATCTAATGGATGTTCATGCTAGCGCTGTTACCAGTCGTGGCGATCAATGGCGCTGGCGTAACTGGATTGTCTCGCGGGTACGCCGAGAAGGCAATCAAATTCTTTGGGAATTAGAACGCGGCGATCGCATTAATGATGCAGATGAGTAGAACAAAAGCACAGTGGGAGAGGGGAAGAGATAGGGAAGATAGGGAAGATAGGGAAGAATTTACTCTCATGACTTCCTCGCCTTCCTCACCTCCCTCAACTCCTTGTCCCCTATCCCCTTAGCTGTACTCTCTTCCTCGCCATTGTCGGGGTTTGCGAAATGCAGACAAAAAGATGCGTAGCACTGCTAACGGATCTGCCAAAGGAGAAAGCCAAAATAGCCAGCCACCTTTAGCGAGTGTGCGATCGTAGCTGGGTGCGATCGCAAAAAGCATGGCAAAGCGAATTAACAGCAGAAATAAATTCAGCCCTAGTAGTAATAAAAGGGGAGAAGGGGAGAGGAGCCAGTGCATTGCGGAGGTTCCCTCCGTTGTCGCACCTGGCATGAGGAGAGTAGGGGCTGTGCCTTGTGCCTGTCCAATAGAGAGATAAAAGAACAAAAAGCTGAGTAAAATGAGCACAGGTAAACCTTGAACTGCTGAAAGTAGCCACAAATCACCCCACAATAGGGAACGGGAGGAAGCGTCTTTCAAGTCGAGGCTTCGTCCCCATTCTGTCCAAGTTTCCTTTGCACCTTCATACATTCGTACTTTCAAAACTTTTGCCCCATCTAAAAAGCCCACTTTAAAACCAGAAGCGGCTATGTGGCGTGCCAAGGTAACATCATCACAAAAAGAACTTTTAGCGCTGGTATAACCATTGACATTAACTAGAACAGAACGACGACAGAAAAAGCATTGTCCATTAGCCATCACTCGCTCTGCTTCTTCAGTATTAATACCAGTGGGATTAAAACGATAAAGTAGCGTCATTAACAATGCTGGTTGAAGCCAACACTCTCCTGGATACTTGAGAATAAACTGAGGTGAAAGAGAAACAAGATCATATCCTTCAGCTACTGCTGTCTTGACTAAAGCTGCTACTAAGCCGGGTGATGGCTGAGTATCGGCATCCATACCCAGAAACCATTCACTTGCCTCTGAACTGTGCAAAAAGCCATTGTGTAATGCCCAAGGACGCCCTACCCAATCAGCTGGCAGGGGATCGTCAGTCATTAAACGAAAGCGGGGATCTTGTTTTTGTGCGGCTTTTACCAAGTCAGTGGTGCCATCTTGGGAGTTACTGTCTACAACAATAATTTCCCGAACTTCATAGCTTTGCCGACTTAAACCAGTTAAAAGGGGACTAATCCGCAAAGCTTCGTTCAAAGTAGGAATAACTACACTGACACTACCCAAAAGTTCTGGTGTCGGGTGTTGAGATGTAATGGGAGGATGGCGCAAAGGCCCTTTAAAGAGGCGCGACAGTAAAATGGCTGTTGCCGGAACTTGTATGAGTAATAAAAAGAGCGAAAAGGCGCTTACTATTGTCAACCAACCGATCACTTGTAAAAATGCTGAAGGATTTCTAACGAAAACCGCTATGCATCTGGGCAATTGCGGTTGTAAAAAACTTGCGTCACCGACGCGGACTAGATACTAAATATTAAAGACGCGATTAATTGAATCTTGATCGCGTCTAGTAGGTATTTTGGTTTATTTGAGAGCAACTCTTACCTGAGCTGCTTGCATTTCTTTGGTTGTTGATTCCAAAGATGTTGCTGTAGATGAGCTTTGAGCTTTCCACCAAAGTAGCACGGCAGGAGTCGTCCCAAGTAGCAAGCCAAGTAATACGGGGATGGAAAATCCAGCAGCCAAGCTCATGACAGTAGCAAAACCAAAGTTGCTTAAGTAAACAATCAACGGTAGATTGAGTTGCCATCCCTGTAATTGAATCGGTGTATTTCTCCACAACAGTGCAGCCACCGTCATAAACACACAACCAGTACCTAACCACCCAACAAAGTTTTGGTAGGGCATTCCAAAGAAAGCTCCCGGTTGATGCCAATACCAAAATGGTAAAGCAGTTTGGCTCATGGCCGGATCAAGTACGAAATCCCAAGAGGTTAGCAACAATGCACCCAAAGCCACAGCACCTGCATGACGTAGCAAGCTAGGTTTTTTATCTACTTCCAAACCAGCACGCGCCAACAAGTAAGAAGCACATCCCAAATAAAACCACGACAAGGGAATAGTAAATGGTACTAAGCCTGCTATCTTATAGCCCAAGCCACTTAAGTAAGTGTAGTGACCAAAAGGAAATCCAGTACTAGTTCCTAATAGTTCACTAGTTAAAGAAATAAATACTGAGGGCAGCATAAAAGCCAGCCACAAACGTAACCCTAATGTCCTATAAGCATACAAAGCAACAGCTGCCGTTCCCAAAATCATGTAGACTACACCACCCCCAGCCATACTCCATTGCATGGCGGTTTGTCCTACCTCGGATAAGTCCATAATGATTTCAGGATGAGGAACGACCAGTAATATTCCTACCAGCCCAAACACCATTGACACAATATGACCAATCAGGCACACGCGTTCAGCTATAACAATTTGTTTCATCATATTTCCCTAACAAGATGTGACACGCGGCTACATAACTGCTAACAGTTTACAAATGTTTAAGAAAATATTTAAGTTGTTTTACCGAAATTCTCTATTAAATTCCTAATCTTTTAGTTGCAGCTTGCATAACCAAAAAGACCACTACCATAGATGCTAAGAGAAAGTCGAACACTAGTAACTCTCAAGGCTTTGCAATTCAGCAATTATTAAATTGTGGCATCATAGCTTAAACCAGTACCGGGAAAATAACTCATGTCACTATTGAAAAAACTTCCCTTGCTTTCCCTGATACTACTGCTGCTTACCTTTATTTCCCTTGGCTGGGTGTTATCGGCTGCAAATCCTCCATATTTTATATGGGTGCTGGTTGCCATCGCTATCTTATTTTTAGTGGCAAGCTTAACTAGTCCATTGGCAAGAATAGCAGACTATTCTACTAACTTATTTACATCAAATCTTAGATCCTTTAGTGTTACCGTATTAGCGGCTTTCCTGTTCTTTCTAGTTTTTGCTCGTTTTCGACTGTTTCTTGATATTTTGGTGATTCTTGCGGCTTTAATGTTGGTGAGAATAGATTTTCAGACAGCAGGATTTAGAGAAGTACAAGCCTTTTGTATTATAAGTATTTTTTCTCTAATAGGTCTAGCGATTGGTGCTTTTGTAGAAAGAATAATGTTCCAATACAATATCTATAGCTAAATCATCAAGCAGGGCGGCAGTAATGCCTACCCTACTGAAGATTCTGGTATTTTAAGAAGCAGCAACTTCAGCAGCAACTGGATAAACGCTAACTTTTTTACGGGTTTTGCCCTTGCGTTCAAAAGTTACTACACCGTCAACTAAAGCGAACAAAGTGTCATCGCTACCAATACCGACGTTGTTGCCAGGGTGAAATTTAGTACCCCGTTGTCTAACTAGAATATTGCCCGCGCGGACAACTTGCCCACCGTAACGCTTCACACCCAATCGTTGAGCATTAGAATCACGACCGTTGCGTGTACTACCTGTTCCTTTCTTATGAGCCATAATTTCCTCTTTTTACATTCATGTGAATAGTTAGTAGTTAGTAGGGGAGGCAGTGCGTTGCGGAGCCAGTGCGCCCTTGCGGAGCCAGTGCGCCCTTGCGGGTTAAGCGCGTTGTAGCACCTGGCGTCGGGTTCCCCCGGTTGTAGCGACTGCCGTGCGGGTTTCACTGATTATTTTTCAGTTAAACCGATAATTTCTCTTTTAAACCCGCCCTTACAGTGGTTAGTAGATAGAGGCGTGATGTTCCTCGCCTCTGTACATTAGTAGTTAGTAGTAACCAACGAACCACTAACTACTATACAGAAGATATTTCGCCTATTCAGAGGTATTGTTGTTAAAACCCGCCCCTACCATCTTGATTATTCGGCAGCTGTTTGGGCAGGTTCTTCTGTTGACTCGCTAGTAGTTGTGGCTGCTGTTTCTTCCGAGGCAAGTACAGAACCATTCACACTAATAGAGTTAATCATTAACCTGGTGATTTCTTGCCGATGTCCCCGCTTTTTGCGAGTTTTCTTTTTCGGTTTCATTTTGTACACTAGGACTTTGCGATCGCGAAGATGGCGCATCACTGTCCCTTCTACTTTCGCCCCTGCCACTAACGGCTGTCCAATGGTGGTTTCGCCATCATGCTGTACTAACAGCACTGATTCTATAGTAACTTTTTCATCTGGTGGGCTATGAAGCAGTTCGATATCATAAAAGCGGCCTGCTTCAACTCGTAATTGTTTGCCGCCAGTTTCAATAATTGCGTAGGTCATTTAATTGTCCTTAAAAGTTGCCGTACAGGTAGCTGGCTCTTTCTTGTTGACAAACGCGAGAGCGCGTCTTTAATAAATAGCTGTTGCCAGCTTTTTTAGTATGTCTACCTGATCCGAGCAGGAATTAGACAGACAATCTGCCATTTTACTTTATTATTCAACTAGCGTCAAACTGCAATCCTCAGGCATCAACTAGACAGTTGGACTGTTGCCCGTTGCATGATTTCTTCTGGTGGCACTTCTTCAATGTGACTGGCAATTGACCAATGATGACCAAAGGGATCAACTAGCTTGCCATAGCGATCGCCCCAAAACATATCCTCCAAAGGCATTATTACCGTTGCTCCCGCACTCACGGCACGAGCAAACCAAGTATCTGCATCATCAACTTGCAAATGAATTGTAATGGGCGAACCATTTAAGGCGATCGGCGACTGGGAACCACAATTTGGAAATTCATCATTTAAATAAATTTCTGAGTTGCCAATCTCTAACTCGGCATGCATGATTTTGTCATCTTCTGGAGAAGGCATAATGTATTTCTCAATCGCACCAAAGGCTGCTTTATAAAACTCTATTGCCGCTTTGGCCTCACGAACCGTCAAGTGTGGAGTGATTGTACGAAACTCTGTCATTGCCTTTTTCCTCGCAGATATGCAAGTAAGTTTCCCTCAATCACTATATAGTACGTGTGTACTATATAGATAAAGAATTCATCAAATGTAACATTGATGAATTTCAACGTCTAATCGCTTAGTAAGGCGGATAACCAAAATCATCTTCATCTGGGTAAATATAGGAACTAGAAACACCTGCCGCTACCATCTTCGATGTTTCTGTTTTTACAGTATCCCGACCAAACTCTTTATGTTCTTCAAAAGTCTTGATAATGATTTCTGACTCCGGAGAATCGGAAGCAATCAAATACTGTGTTAACGTCCCACTCGTAGGATGTTTATAGTCTACAGTTGAAGCAACCAGAACCGTATTTGGTTCAATGCCTCTTTCTTCGCAATCAATCATGGGACAAAAAATTCCGTGGGCATGAAATAACTGTCCTTTTGGCGTTAAGGGTTGTTTGCGATATCCAGAATATGCCCTTTCTAGTTCGGCGACGAATCCTCCTGCAACTCTACCTTGTTGATATTCGCAATAAGCTTTGCTAAAACTTGCTCCTGCTGCACCGTTCAGGGTTAATTGCAAAGGTAATTCATGTAAAAACTTTTTATTTTCTGCGACTAGAAAAATTAAGTAACGTGTAAAAGTTTTAAATTTAAGCTTATCTGCTAAAAAAGCATCGTAATTATCTCTAAGTGTACCGAGCTTAATACCAGTTTCCCTATCTTTTACAGACAAAGGCCCCCTTCTGACGATCACAATGCGGGGAGTAGTAGTTATATATACCGTTTCTAGTCCGGAACTAAATTCGTGTTCTACCTGCTGCCAATTGTCATCTGGCTGAAAGCCCACGGCATGAGCATTATCTAGTTTAATTGCCAAACCGTAATTTTGTATGCCATTGTTGCCATACCGAGGATTAATCATCTGACACCAAGGGATGATTTGAGAAGGGGGTGCGTTAAACTTCTCGTCCTCAAAGTCGAATTTTGCAGATGCTTTCATCTTCGTTAGGCGTTGGTGAGTGTCTTGCAGATCCAGTGTAAGAAATTGTGGGGCTTTGGTGCGGGTGGTGGCAGTAATTCAGTTATCAGTTGTCAGTGATCTGTTAACTGATTTGCGATCGCACCCAAAATCAGCAAACAGAAGTTAATGATACCTTTTGTATCACTCATCTCAGGCATGACGCATATTCTGAAGCAGATTTTAACAACAGGATGGCGGTGTAGGTTCAACGAACAACAATTCTTCTCGTAATCGCTCCTCAAAAGCCTCCATACCAAAAGAAGCGATCGCCTCTTCTCGCAACCACTGTCCATCACAACGCCGATCTTGTCCTTTAAGTATTTCGATGCAAGCCTTTGCTACAGCATCAGGATCGCGGTGCGGTACTCGCCATCCCAATTTCCCATCTTGCAACGGTTCAGCTGAACCATCGGCATCACCAGCAAGTACAGGTACACCACAAGCCATTGCCTCTAAATAAACAATGCCAAACCCTTCTTGAGAAGGCATAATGTAGGCATCAGCAAGGCGATAGTGTGTTACTAGTTCTTCTATAGGGATGAAGCCAGCAAATACTACACGTTCTGCTACACCTAAATCTTTTGCTAGTTGGGCTAATCTGGGGTGATCGTCGCCACGGCCAATTACCAAGTATTTTACTTCTGGAAAAGCCTGAGATATTTGCGGTAAAGCTCTAATCGTCACATCTACACCTTTGTAGATATCTCCTGACCACAGTCGTGCTACGGTCATTAATACCTTTGCCCCCGTCAAATCATATTTATCGATTAATTCTGGCTGTTTGATACCTGGAGTAAATTTATTTTCGTCAATGGCACAAGGAAGCAGGTGTATCTTGTTGGGATCGATACTATTTGCACTACAAAGGCGATCGCGACTATAACGACTAATTGTCAAAATCCTCGTTGCACTGGCAAGAGCACGTTGCTGCTGAGGTGGAAGCACTTCCCACACTTCTTTACCATAAGTTAGAACAGTGTAGGGAATTCCTAAGGGCTGACAAAGAGTTTGTACCAATACTGCTAATTTTATATGACCACAAAAAACGTGTTGAGGGCGTTGTTGCAGTAGATATTTTAGCAAAGCTGCTGTCATTTTGACTCTGCCGATTTGAGGAGAATGGCTTTTAAAGTAATGAAACTGTAAACGCTCACAATCGTAAATATTTGAGCAG
It contains:
- a CDS encoding protein tyrosine phosphatase family protein: MPYNCMENIYNFLQISEYIATSGQPTKEEFAFIQEAGYQLVVNLALPESPNALPDEKEIVESQGMKYVHIPVVWDKPNFESVKEFFRVMETNANKRVFVHCAANKRVSAFIYLYRRLHEGISDDEAKKDLHQIWTPNEIWQRFIEQVIDYCK
- the rnhA gene encoding ribonuclease HI, translated to MSSVPTIESIYTDGACTGNPGPGGWGIVVYFGDGSVHEIGDAAKQTTNNRMEMQAAIAALEFLKTSGQSQPITLYTDSEYLINCVTKWVKTWKRKGWKKADGKPVLNQDLLEILDQLNTRQVKWQHVRGHAGNEGNERCDAIARAFACGKTPLLKQISESISFDALSRIQKKEVAVASLSDSSDESMIMNQNTQDISSLALNTNMIETSHNSAAPNNEELPREIRVVQLRNLVETLRIADEISEKGYLITSSELADLMDVHASAVTSRGDQWRWRNWIVSRVRREGNQILWELERGDRINDADE
- the cruG gene encoding 2'-O-glycosyltransferase CruG; this encodes MIGWLTIVSAFSLFLLLIQVPATAILLSRLFKGPLRHPPITSQHPTPELLGSVSVVIPTLNEALRISPLLTGLSRQSYEVREIIVVDSNSQDGTTDLVKAAQKQDPRFRLMTDDPLPADWVGRPWALHNGFLHSSEASEWFLGMDADTQPSPGLVAALVKTAVAEGYDLVSLSPQFILKYPGECWLQPALLMTLLYRFNPTGINTEEAERVMANGQCFFCRRSVLVNVNGYTSAKSSFCDDVTLARHIAASGFKVGFLDGAKVLKVRMYEGAKETWTEWGRSLDLKDASSRSLLWGDLWLLSAVQGLPVLILLSFLFFYLSIGQAQGTAPTLLMPGATTEGTSAMHWLLSPSPLLLLLGLNLFLLLIRFAMLFAIAPSYDRTLAKGGWLFWLSPLADPLAVLRIFLSAFRKPRQWRGREYS
- the cruF gene encoding gamma-carotene 1'-hydroxylase CruF — its product is MKQIVIAERVCLIGHIVSMVFGLVGILLVVPHPEIIMDLSEVGQTAMQWSMAGGGVVYMILGTAAVALYAYRTLGLRLWLAFMLPSVFISLTSELLGTSTGFPFGHYTYLSGLGYKIAGLVPFTIPLSWFYLGCASYLLARAGLEVDKKPSLLRHAGAVALGALLLTSWDFVLDPAMSQTALPFWYWHQPGAFFGMPYQNFVGWLGTGCVFMTVAALLWRNTPIQLQGWQLNLPLIVYLSNFGFATVMSLAAGFSIPVLLGLLLGTTPAVLLWWKAQSSSTATSLESTTKEMQAAQVRVALK
- the rpmA gene encoding 50S ribosomal protein L27 — its product is MAHKKGTGSTRNGRDSNAQRLGVKRYGGQVVRAGNILVRQRGTKFHPGNNVGIGSDDTLFALVDGVVTFERKGKTRKKVSVYPVAAEVAAS
- the rplU gene encoding 50S ribosomal protein L21, with product MTYAIIETGGKQLRVEAGRFYDIELLHSPPDEKVTIESVLLVQHDGETTIGQPLVAGAKVEGTVMRHLRDRKVLVYKMKPKKKTRKKRGHRQEITRLMINSISVNGSVLASEETAATTTSESTEEPAQTAAE
- a CDS encoding VOC family protein, whose amino-acid sequence is MTEFRTITPHLTVREAKAAIEFYKAAFGAIEKYIMPSPEDDKIMHAELEIGNSEIYLNDEFPNCGSQSPIALNGSPITIHLQVDDADTWFARAVSAGATVIMPLEDMFWGDRYGKLVDPFGHHWSIASHIEEVPPEEIMQRATVQLSS
- a CDS encoding DUF5895 domain-containing protein translates to MKASAKFDFEDEKFNAPPSQIIPWCQMINPRYGNNGIQNYGLAIKLDNAHAVGFQPDDNWQQVEHEFSSGLETVYITTTPRIVIVRRGPLSVKDRETGIKLGTLRDNYDAFLADKLKFKTFTRYLIFLVAENKKFLHELPLQLTLNGAAGASFSKAYCEYQQGRVAGGFVAELERAYSGYRKQPLTPKGQLFHAHGIFCPMIDCEERGIEPNTVLVASTVDYKHPTSGTLTQYLIASDSPESEIIIKTFEEHKEFGRDTVKTETSKMVAAGVSSSYIYPDEDDFGYPPY
- a CDS encoding glycosyltransferase, which codes for MLINNLDEKPSLENKFKKKADRFFVFLEIFECEGGIQSYIKDIFRAYLGFTEACHGHVFLLRDSSCCSNIYDCERLQFHYFKSHSPQIGRVKMTAALLKYLLQQRPQHVFCGHIKLAVLVQTLCQPLGIPYTVLTYGKEVWEVLPPQQQRALASATRILTISRYSRDRLCSANSIDPNKIHLLPCAIDENKFTPGIKQPELIDKYDLTGAKVLMTVARLWSGDIYKGVDVTIRALPQISQAFPEVKYLVIGRGDDHPRLAQLAKDLGVAERVVFAGFIPIEELVTHYRLADAYIMPSQEGFGIVYLEAMACGVPVLAGDADGSAEPLQDGKLGWRVPHRDPDAVAKACIEILKGQDRRCDGQWLREEAIASFGMEAFEERLREELLFVEPTPPSCC